The following coding sequences lie in one Sorghum bicolor cultivar BTx623 chromosome 6, Sorghum_bicolor_NCBIv3, whole genome shotgun sequence genomic window:
- the LOC110436654 gene encoding uncharacterized protein LOC110436654 — translation MDDFFKEFDNEQWKGRSQPTDQQINNLRLDGWKGTHGNNRGPNFFDWFKNICTIRSSVHNVLRQISYGFRKRVSTYGCYDVNGYRFRSEKYENNRTRLATTNSGVCVTCTDGNGNVLEYFGVIEDIIKISWEGREQLELVLFYCRWFDPTSRGVRRTENLGLVEVKYTSRLRNFEPFVLASQVTQVYYLSYACDKPNLRDWWVVYHVAPRDRLPPIDINNDSIETEEPSHDISFFQEDGLEGTFVIDLGDIEIVASSADEITDPKEFEELDRQTDAPQQEEILEIDEEGDEDDVEFDDEDCYEDEDF, via the exons ATGGATGATTTCTTCAA AGAATTTGACAATGAACAATGGAAGGGTCGCTCACAGCCAACTGACCAACAAATCAATAACTTAAGATTAGATGGTTGGAAAGGCACGCATGGCAACAATAGAGGCCCCAATTTCTTTGATTGGTTCAAAAACATA TGCACAATCAGATCAAGTGTTCACAATGTGTTGCGTCAAATTTCATATGGTTTTCGCAAAAGAGTGTCCACCTATGGTTGCTATGATGTGAATGGATATAGATTTCGGTCGGAGAAGTATGAGAATAATAGGACAAGATTAGCTACAACTAATAGTGGTGTTTGTGTGACGTGTACTGATGGCAATGGCAATGTTCTTGAGTACTTTGGTGTTATTGAGGATATTATTAAGATTTCTTGGGAGGGCAGGGAGCAACTGGAGCTAGTTTTATTTTATTGTCGCTGGTTTGATCCAACCTCTAGGGGTGTTAGGCGAACTGAAAATCTTGGTTTGGTGGAAGTGAAGTATACCTCAAGGCTTCGAAACTTTGAACCTTTTGTGTTGGCAAGTCAAGTTACACAGGTGTATTATCTGTCATATGCTTGTGATAAACCTAATTTGAGGGATTGGTGGGTAGTATACCATGTAGCACCACGGGATCGTTTGCCGCCAATTGACATCAACAATGATTCCATTGAAACCGAAGAACCATCACATGACATCTCATTTTTTCAAGAGGATGGGCTGGAGGGCACATTTGTGATCGATCTAGGTGACATTGAAATAGTTGCCTCATCAGCAGATGAAATAACTGATCCAAAAGAATTTGAAGAGCTGGACAGGCAAACTGATGCTCCACAGCAAGAAGAGATATTAGAAATTGATGAAGAAGGCGATGAAGATGATGTTGAATTCGATGATGAAGACTGTTATGAGGACGAGGATTTCTAA